One window of Carcharodon carcharias isolate sCarCar2 chromosome 25, sCarCar2.pri, whole genome shotgun sequence genomic DNA carries:
- the LOC121269639 gene encoding ATP synthase subunit g, mitochondrial-like, producing the protein MAEVARRLVQKVVTGGPKLALAAANYSKPRLATFWKYARVELTPPTPGEIPVAVESFKGLVASFKAGSYKQITVKEALRNTLVATEVVMWFYIGEVIGRRSLIGYNV; encoded by the exons ATGGCGGAGGTGGCGCGGCGGTTGGTGCAGAAAGTGGTGACCGGCGGCCCCAAGCTCGCCCTGG cTGCTGCTAATTACTCTAAACCACGTCTGGCTACCTTCTGGAAATATGCTCGGGTGGAGCTGACTCCTCCAACTCCTGGAGAAATCCCAGTGGCTGTTGAAAGCTTCAAGGGTCTTGTGGCATCATTTAAAGCTGGGAGTTACAAACAAATAACAGTAaag GAAGCCCTGAGGAACACACTTGTGGCCACGGAAGTTGTGATGTGGTTTTACATTGGCGAGGTCATTGGCCGAAGAAGCCTGATTGGATATAATGTCTGA